AATAAACTAAcaaatttagataatttaaaaGAGGTACGTGCATATTTCTTCCTCTCGGTAGCGCTAAAATCCCCAATACATCTAGGGTTTTAGCCCCTCTCTCCGTCGACCAAGACTCTAATCTACAGTACACTACACACAGAATCAAATAGAAGCAACGATGTTCCCAGGCATGTTTATGCGCAAACCAGATAAGGCGGCGGCCTTGAAGCAGTTGAAGGTCCACGTAGCTATGTTTGGAGTGTGGGTAGCTGTGGTTCGTGTCACTCCTTACATTCTGCATTACCTCTCTGATGAAAAAGAAGAGCTCAAGATTGAGTTCTAGAGGCCACCTCTCATTCTTTTCAGGTGATTTAAGAAAAGGGCAAATTTTGGGGATTGGGTATTGTTTGCTATGTGGGTTTTtacatatatgaattatttttgCAAGTATTTGTATGTTCAAGACATGTTTAGGGGGATAATCTGAGTGATGCAATGGAAGAAGAGGTTTTGGATGtggttaatttgatgtaattgaAAGTTCTCCAAATAGTTATACTCAAGAAGGCAATGTAATTGGAAAGGAATTCTGGGTGATGGATTAGAAATTAAGacttaaagaaagaaagaaagaaagaaagaaaggggaaaaaaaaggacTAATAGAATAATGGCATTTTCTTTGTCCATAGGAAGCTGGACTCTGATAGTTGATTTCCTTGAGTTTTACGACTAGTGTCTTGTTACTAGTAGATTGTGTTATAATAGCTATGAAAGCCATTCTTCCTATACATCTGCCTAAGTGTGCTTTAGTGCCTTCCCCTTTGCCAAATGGTATGACGGCtggtttttagatttttcttgGTTTCTTTTGTTCTAAATGATCCCATTATCAAAATTAGTTGCTTTGTCTCTTGTTGCCTTTACCTCTAGGAATTACCTAATGTGCTATTCTTTGTTTATGATGTCATGTTAGTATTAATGACAACTTTATGGTGGCAATTAAAGTAGAAtactgtttttttctttttactgtgATCCTTGCTTAAGATAATCAGTCAATTGATGcctttaatttgaatttagtgGTTGGGAAGACATTTTGCTCCATTCAGTAACTATGTG
The sequence above is a segment of the Gossypium raimondii isolate GPD5lz chromosome 4, ASM2569854v1, whole genome shotgun sequence genome. Coding sequences within it:
- the LOC105778898 gene encoding mitochondrial import receptor subunit TOM6 homolog, yielding MFPGMFMRKPDKAAALKQLKVHVAMFGVWVAVVRVTPYILHYLSDEKEELKIEF